In Paralichthys olivaceus isolate ysfri-2021 chromosome 1, ASM2471397v2, whole genome shotgun sequence, the following are encoded in one genomic region:
- the nhsb gene encoding actin remodeling regulator NHS isoform X9 translates to MALVCLGLGCVPVRSRAVSNLDIESKLSVHYQAPWHQQHNVFHPCTRPPCLEELHRNAQLSLRALHRDEQQPEHRSTSRERNRVTISISVAPPMPTFPSPHSIRRQQRSRLARAQERAERERELDYQPRKERTVRETEIQTIQRKERPGREADVQTIQRKFECFYSLHPIESCIFIPWNRKATSMGEDEGGEVLGGHRAKASAPNASSTQDKQTSWSKENHPPSDQKITADSHSISSCIIPINVTGVGFDREASARCSLVHSQSVLQRRRKLRRRKTITGIPKRVHQDMDSDESPVARERTVIVHANPHQLSLYQEDLSISGRLHHTRDSGCQTDDFLIACSAAPSRRRIRAQRGHQGIPASLSHSTGNISSLGDQSDSTYTCSSSHGGRLRSRSLPREGGRLMDSDDDDDDDDDDDDDNYDDDDEDEELSPYEAEDFIPSGPSPRMKMMMMKDEEESTDDQAAPEPLQLGSLKRLQRSGERDRGGGGGGSPEHSWMERGRSRLPRKADMGSCEISSSSDTFSSPIHSVSTTGVLGSHVDHKEDHQSSSGNWSGSSSTCPSQTSETIPPPSSPPLTGSSHCDSELSLNTVPNAIDEGFSLDPSYHSDLRPQGQGHRSSSFTSSATDQLDDAGVSTASEGEWTYPQDQDQTDPDQDHDQTRNLSQSHGLAQEYSSKQGLETQTCFSDNNTPNNEKEPGSLYASETNSFYSSSVHFGECNQSYRGYMYNYADPGPDCSQSNTVAAALSHGVYLQHSTDLRAGTMTLGRSYRPLRKPKVKPPPPKRTSSLKETSSSVDVGTDTQADQDQPKTVSEQELTLSSTDMKLELELELGGAPEPLQTSCLVAEPLGSWGMGLGETVDIVEPMSFSSADTHSFKNEGAVQSDYADLWLHNTELKSNNGEYTSMSNSSTATGTTVMECIKSPDSSSSSTESKTQAPAQVSETRPTSPPLPPGDYKLGSPEKLAGLASPSSGYSSQSETPTSTLPSSSTAFFPGPLSPSTGKRKPKVPERKSSLSSLQHFPRDGVSISSSYKRDPDFPPPPSQLDLNILHGGYVRHTLSHRTHHMHTLHHSKHRVSNVLATGTKFLVPETSNTNPPPNSNSTPTITNSNILVITPSALRSVQLHSVSQSTDSATTAVQETASALETATRPKYPPSCSTLAPPPITTRPLPPRRPPPRPPGHDHISSPEHSQPPPPGRHPDGPPSYESLLLRQDRYGPGTFWAMTAFRTRIDPLSDLSEDSSPLHRPVPRAPHPSPVDLHTHIHSHSEFRGLTHSTHAHSEFRVLGERSFSQDDDDDDDDEEEEEEQVKELPRAACSRGGMRSDHPPPPAYEFAGVCHSDSGPWASPVKVPGTTMETSHPYLISDARKGGQIEREEEDEVTSGATRSAHQQHSQENKDDSTTPDTEDYFSKGTLCAADSTPSDNSLSPLTDDSKVDDDILTSPNKTRTTEDLFAMIHRSKRKVLGRKDSGDLNVKSRLCPPATVTPGNVSTVIIPPAPPLNIPANLATAAASQRAPVPIYRSAKKSTTSNEEFKLLLLKKGSRSDSSYRMSATEILKSPITPKMPGESLQEGTIRQSEEPTSAFQEPPISSMDPIQIPGLFPRANAESFTPKTLPMSAASRQGRSRIPPVANSSRYSTRSRLYTAPMQAISEGETENSDGSPHDDRSS, encoded by the exons ATGGCTTTGGTTTGTCTTGGTTTAGGCTGCGTCCCTGTGCGATCCAGAG CTGTGTCGAACCTGGACATAGAAAGCAAGCTGTCAGTTCACTATCAGGCTCCATGGCACCAACAACACAACGTGTTTCATCCCTGCACCCGACCGCCCTGCCTGGAGGAGCTGCACAGAAATGCTCAACTCAGTCTCAGAGCCCTGCACCGAG ACGAACAACAGCCCGAACACCGGTCCACAAGTCGGGAGAGAAACAGGGTGACCATCTCTATCTCAGTGGCACCCCCTATGCCCACCTTCCCCTCACCACACAGCATTCGGCGGCAGCAGAGAAGTCGGCTGGCACGAGCG caagagagagcagagagggagcgagagttAGACTATCAACCCAGGAAG GAGAGGactgtgagagaaacagagatcCAGACCATAcagagaaaa GAGAGGCCAGGGAGAGAAGCAGATGTTCAGACGATCCAAAGAAAG TTTGAGTGCTTTTACTCACTTCACCCTATTGAAAGTTGCATCTTCATCCCATGGAATAGAAAG GCTACCTCGATGGGGGAAGATGAAGGTGGTGAGGTCTTGGGAGGCCACAGAGCCAAGGCCTCAGCCCCCAATGCTTCCTCAACCCAAGATAAGCAGACGAGCTGGTCCAAGGAAAACCACCCACCATCAGATCAGAAGATAACTGCCGATTCTCACTCCATCTCCTCCTGCATCATCCCCATCAACGTCACAG GTGTTGGTTTTGACAGGGAAGCCAGTGCTCGTTGCTCTCTAGTACATTCCCAGTCGGTTCTTCAGAGGAGACGGAAGCTAAGGAGGAGGAAGACTATCACAGGAATACCCAAAAGAGTGCACCAGGACATGG ACTCAGATGAATCACCCGTAGCAAGAGAGCGCACAGTGATCGTCCATGCCAACCCGCACCAACTCTCTCTCTATCAGGAAGATCTCTCAATCAGTGGTCGGCTCCATCACACTCGTGACTCTGGCTGCCAGACAGATGATTTCCTTATAGCAT gttcAGCTGCTCCCTCCAGACGGCGCATCAGAGCGCAACGTGGCCATCAGGGaatccctgcctctctctctcattcaacAGGCAACATTTCTTCACTTGGTGACCAGTCAGATTCCACATACACCTGTTCTTCCAGCCACGGTGGACGCCTGCGCTCTCGCAGCCTTCCACGAGAGGGTGGACGTCTAAtggacagtgatgatgatgacgatgatgatgacgatgatgatgatgacaattatgatgatgatgatgaagatgaggagctGTCACCATATGAAGCTGAGGACTTTATTCCATCTGGCCCTAGTCCAagaatgaagatgatgatgatgaaggatgAGGAAGAGAGCACAGATGACCAGGCAGCTCCTGAGCCACTGCAACTTGGAAGCCTAAAAAGGTTACAGCGATCTGGGGAAAGAGACcgagggggtggaggaggaggaagcccGGAGCATAGCTGGATGGAGAGGGGCCGTTCTCGCTTACCCCGCAAAGCTGACATGGGAAGCTGTGAGATCTCATCAAGTTCTGATACTTTCAGCAGTCCTATTCACTCTGTGTCTACAACAGGAGTTCTAGGAAGCCATGTGGACCATAAAGAGGACCACCAGTCATCAAGTGGGAACTGGAGCGGTTCCAGCTCCACCTGCCCCTCTCAGACATCTGAAACCATACCTCCGCCCTCTTCTCCACCACTGACAGGCTCCTCTCATTGTGACTCAGAGCTATCACTCAACACTGTGCCCAATGCCATTGATGAGGGATTTTCCCTGGATCCCTCATACCACTCTGACCTCAGACCCCAGGGCCAGGGCCACAGGTCAAGCTCATTCACATCCTCAGCCACAGACCAGCTAGATGACGCAGGGGTCAGTACAGCAAGTGAGGGGGAGTGGACATACCCTCAAGACCAAGACCAGACTGATCCAGACCAAGACCATGATCAAACCCGAAACCTGAGTCAGAGTCATGGGTTAGCTCAGGAGTACAGCTCCAAACAAGGTTTGGAAACCCAAACCTGTTTTAGTGATAACAATACCCCAAACAATGAAAAAGAGCCTGGCTCTCTTTACGCatcagaaacaaacagtttcTACTCCTCATCAGTGCATTTTGGGGAGTGTAATCAGAGTTACAGAGGATACATGTATAACTATGCAGACCCAGGACCTGACTGCAGTCAATCCaacactgtggcagcagcactATCCCATGGAGTTTACCTTCAACACTCAACTGACCTCAGAGCAGGCACTATGACCCTGGGGAGAAGTTATCGTCCACTGAGGAAACCTAAAGTCAAACCTCCACCACCCAAACGGACTTCTTCACTGAAGGAAACCAGTAGTAGTGTTGATGTCGGAACCGACACACAGGCAGATCAAGATCAACCAAAGACGGTTAGTGAACAAGAGCTCACCTTGTCTTCCACAGATATGAAGCTGGAACTGGAGCTAGAGCTTGGAGGTGCTCCAGAACCCTTACAGACATCTTGTCTAGTAGCAGAGCCTTTAGGATCATGGGGAATGGGACTGGGTGAAACTGTCGACATAGTAGAACCGATGTCCTTCAGCTCTGCAGATACACACTCGTTTAAGAATGAAGGTGCTGTGCAATCTGACTATGCAGACCTGTGGCTACACAACACTGAGCTGAAGTCCAACAATGGTGAGTACACATCTATGTCCAACTCAAGCACAGCCACAGGCACTACTGTCATGGAGTGTATCAAGTCACCAGacagctcttcctcctccacagaatCCAAAACCCAGGCCCCTGCCCAGGTGTCAGAGACCAGGCCAACTAGTccccctctcccacctggaGACTACAAACTTGGGTCACCTGAGAAGCTGGCAGGCCTGGCCTCGCCATCAAGTGGTTattccagccaatcagagactcCAACATCAACCCTACCCTCATCTTCAACAGCATTTTTCCCAGGACCTCTATCTCCCTCCACAGGCAAAAGGAAGCCAAAAGTGCCAGAGAGGAagtcttctctttcttctctgcagcATTTCCCCAGAGATGGGGTTTCCATTTCATCTAGCTATAAGAGAGACCCAGACTTTCCACCTCCACCTTCTCAACTTGATCTCAATATTCTTCATGGTGGCTATGTCAGACACACGCTATCCCACCGGACACACCACATGCACACGCTCcaccacagcaaacacagagttTCAAATGTGTTAGCCACTGGAACAAAGTTTTTGGTCCCTGAGACATCAAATACCAACCCGCCACCAAATTCAAACTCCACTCCAACAATTACAAATTCTAATATATTGGTGATAACACCATCTGCTCTTCGTTCAGTGCAGCTCCATTCTGTTAGTCAATCCACAGATAGTGCTACCACTGCAGTCCAGGAAACAGCAAGTGCACTGGAGACTGCTACGAGACCCAAATATCCTCCTAGTTGTTCTACCCTGGCTCCACCACCTATTACCACTAGGCCTCTCCCTCCTCGTAGACCACCACCCAGACCCCCAGGTCATGACCACATCTCCTCCCCTGAACATTCACAACCACCTCCCCCTGGCCGCCACCCTGATGGGCCACCATCCTATGAAAGCCTGCTACTCAGACAGGACCGCTATGGACCTGGAACTTTCTGGGCTATGACGGCCTTCAGAACCCGGATAGACCCATTATCAGATCTGTCTGAAGACAGCTCACCTTTACATCGGCCTGTGCCACGTGCTCCCCACCCTTCGCCTGTGGATCTACACACGCATATCCACTCACATTCAGAGTTCAGAGGGCTCACACATTCAACTCATGCACACTCTGAGTTTAGGGTTTTAGGGGAGCGCTCATTCTCccaggatgatgatgacgacgacgatgacgaggaggaagaggaagagcaggtgAAAGAACTACCGAGGGCTGCATGTTCCAGAGGAGGCATGCGATCGGATCACCCTCCACCCCCAGCATATGAGTTTGCTGGAGTATGCCACTCAGACTCAGGGCCCTGGGCTAGTCCAGTCAAAGTGCCTGGTACCACAATGGAGACATCGCATCCTTACCTAATCAGCGATGCAAGGAAAGGAGGACAaatagagagagaagaagaggatgaagtgaCATCAGGTGCTACCAGAAGTGCCCATCAGCAGCATTCACAGGAGAATAAAGATGACTCCACAACTCCTGACACAGAGGATTACTTCAGCAAAG GGACATTATGTGCTGCAGATTCCACGCCCAGTGATAACTCGCTCTCCCCTCTGACTGATGACTCCAAAGTGGATGATGACATTCTCACCTCACCCAACAAGACCCGTACAACTGAGGACCTGTTTGCCATGATACACAG ATCCAAAAGAAAGGTCCTGGGCCGTAAAGATTCAGGAGATTTAAATGTGAAGTCTCGTCTTTGCCCTCCAGCAACAGTGACCCCTGGGAATGTCTCCACTGTCATTATCCCACCAGCACCTCCTCTGAACATCCCAGCCAATttagccactgctgctgcatcacaaCGAGCCCCAGTGCCAATCTACCGCAGCGCCAAGAAATCCACCACATCCAACGAGGAGTTTAAACTCCTGTTGCTGAAGAAAGGTAGCAGGTCTGATTCCAGCTACCGCATGTCAGCTACAGAGATTCTAAAGAGCCCCATCACTCCTAAAATGCCAGGGGAGTCCCTTCAAGAGGGAACCATTAGACAGTCTGAAGAGCCAACCTCGGCATTCCAAGAGCCCCCCATTTCTAGCATGGACCCAATCCAGATACCAGGTCTTTTTCCCAGGGCCAACGCTGAGAGTTTCACACCCAAAACCCTGCCAATGTCAGCTGCATCTCGACAGGGACGTTCTCGGATCCCCCCTGTAGCCAACAGCAGTCGTTACAGTACACGCAGCCGCCTCTACACAGCCCCGATGCAAGCCATTTCTGAAGGGGAGACGGAGAATTCAGATGGGAGCCCCCATGATGACAGATCATCCTAA
- the nhsb gene encoding actin remodeling regulator NHS isoform X5 gives MPFAKRIVEPPLLCRHHIPNDEGLLFEDLCAISNVVLSRTLRQLSDLARHACSLFQELENDIINTNQRVWVLQNKIGQIQQTASALDPKKEAVPVSNLDIESKLSVHYQAPWHQQHNVFHPCTRPPCLEELHRNAQLSLRALHRDEQQPEHRSTSRERNRVTISISVAPPMPTFPSPHSIRRQQRSRLARAQERAERERELDYQPRKERTVRETEIQTIQRKERPGREADVQTIQRKFECFYSLHPIESCIFIPWNRKATSMGEDEGGEVLGGHRAKASAPNASSTQDKQTSWSKENHPPSDQKITADSHSISSCIIPINVTGVGFDREASARCSLVHSQSVLQRRRKLRRRKTITGIPKRVHQDMDSDESPVARERTVIVHANPHQLSLYQEDLSISGRLHHTRDSGCQTDDFLIACSAAPSRRRIRAQRGHQGIPASLSHSTGNISSLGDQSDSTYTCSSSHGGRLRSRSLPREGGRLMDSDDDDDDDDDDDDDNYDDDDEDEELSPYEAEDFIPSGPSPRMKMMMMKDEEESTDDQAAPEPLQLGSLKRLQRSGERDRGGGGGGSPEHSWMERGRSRLPRKADMGSCEISSSSDTFSSPIHSVSTTGVLGSHVDHKEDHQSSSGNWSGSSSTCPSQTSETIPPPSSPPLTGSSHCDSELSLNTVPNAIDEGFSLDPSYHSDLRPQGQGHRSSSFTSSATDQLDDAGVSTASEGEWTYPQDQDQTDPDQDHDQTRNLSQSHGLAQEYSSKQGLETQTCFSDNNTPNNEKEPGSLYASETNSFYSSSVHFGECNQSYRGYMYNYADPGPDCSQSNTVAAALSHGVYLQHSTDLRAGTMTLGRSYRPLRKPKVKPPPPKRTSSLKETSSSVDVGTDTQADQDQPKTVSEQELTLSSTDMKLELELELGGAPEPLQTSCLVAEPLGSWGMGLGETVDIVEPMSFSSADTHSFKNEGAVQSDYADLWLHNTELKSNNESKTQAPAQVSETRPTSPPLPPGDYKLGSPEKLAGLASPSSGYSSQSETPTSTLPSSSTAFFPGPLSPSTGKRKPKVPERKSSLSSLQHFPRDGVSISSSYKRDPDFPPPPSQLDLNILHGGYVRHTLSHRTHHMHTLHHSKHRVSNVLATGTKFLVPETSNTNPPPNSNSTPTITNSNILVITPSALRSVQLHSVSQSTDSATTAVQETASALETATRPKYPPSCSTLAPPPITTRPLPPRRPPPRPPGHDHISSPEHSQPPPPGRHPDGPPSYESLLLRQDRYGPGTFWAMTAFRTRIDPLSDLSEDSSPLHRPVPRAPHPSPVDLHTHIHSHSEFRGLTHSTHAHSEFRVLGERSFSQDDDDDDDDEEEEEEQVKELPRAACSRGGMRSDHPPPPAYEFAGVCHSDSGPWASPVKVPGTTMETSHPYLISDARKGGQIEREEEDEVTSGATRSAHQQHSQENKDDSTTPDTEDYFSKGTLCAADSTPSDNSLSPLTDDSKVDDDILTSPNKTRTTEDLFAMIHRSKRKVLGRKDSGDLNVKSRLCPPATVTPGNVSTVIIPPAPPLNIPANLATAAASQRAPVPIYRSAKKSTTSNEEFKLLLLKKGSRSDSSYRMSATEILKSPITPKMPGESLQEGTIRQSEEPTSAFQEPPISSMDPIQIPGLFPRANAESFTPKTLPMSAASRQGRSRIPPVANSSRYSTRSRLYTAPMQAISEGETENSDGSPHDDRSS, from the exons CTGTGTCGAACCTGGACATAGAAAGCAAGCTGTCAGTTCACTATCAGGCTCCATGGCACCAACAACACAACGTGTTTCATCCCTGCACCCGACCGCCCTGCCTGGAGGAGCTGCACAGAAATGCTCAACTCAGTCTCAGAGCCCTGCACCGAG ACGAACAACAGCCCGAACACCGGTCCACAAGTCGGGAGAGAAACAGGGTGACCATCTCTATCTCAGTGGCACCCCCTATGCCCACCTTCCCCTCACCACACAGCATTCGGCGGCAGCAGAGAAGTCGGCTGGCACGAGCG caagagagagcagagagggagcgagagttAGACTATCAACCCAGGAAG GAGAGGactgtgagagaaacagagatcCAGACCATAcagagaaaa GAGAGGCCAGGGAGAGAAGCAGATGTTCAGACGATCCAAAGAAAG TTTGAGTGCTTTTACTCACTTCACCCTATTGAAAGTTGCATCTTCATCCCATGGAATAGAAAG GCTACCTCGATGGGGGAAGATGAAGGTGGTGAGGTCTTGGGAGGCCACAGAGCCAAGGCCTCAGCCCCCAATGCTTCCTCAACCCAAGATAAGCAGACGAGCTGGTCCAAGGAAAACCACCCACCATCAGATCAGAAGATAACTGCCGATTCTCACTCCATCTCCTCCTGCATCATCCCCATCAACGTCACAG GTGTTGGTTTTGACAGGGAAGCCAGTGCTCGTTGCTCTCTAGTACATTCCCAGTCGGTTCTTCAGAGGAGACGGAAGCTAAGGAGGAGGAAGACTATCACAGGAATACCCAAAAGAGTGCACCAGGACATGG ACTCAGATGAATCACCCGTAGCAAGAGAGCGCACAGTGATCGTCCATGCCAACCCGCACCAACTCTCTCTCTATCAGGAAGATCTCTCAATCAGTGGTCGGCTCCATCACACTCGTGACTCTGGCTGCCAGACAGATGATTTCCTTATAGCAT gttcAGCTGCTCCCTCCAGACGGCGCATCAGAGCGCAACGTGGCCATCAGGGaatccctgcctctctctctcattcaacAGGCAACATTTCTTCACTTGGTGACCAGTCAGATTCCACATACACCTGTTCTTCCAGCCACGGTGGACGCCTGCGCTCTCGCAGCCTTCCACGAGAGGGTGGACGTCTAAtggacagtgatgatgatgacgatgatgatgacgatgatgatgatgacaattatgatgatgatgatgaagatgaggagctGTCACCATATGAAGCTGAGGACTTTATTCCATCTGGCCCTAGTCCAagaatgaagatgatgatgatgaaggatgAGGAAGAGAGCACAGATGACCAGGCAGCTCCTGAGCCACTGCAACTTGGAAGCCTAAAAAGGTTACAGCGATCTGGGGAAAGAGACcgagggggtggaggaggaggaagcccGGAGCATAGCTGGATGGAGAGGGGCCGTTCTCGCTTACCCCGCAAAGCTGACATGGGAAGCTGTGAGATCTCATCAAGTTCTGATACTTTCAGCAGTCCTATTCACTCTGTGTCTACAACAGGAGTTCTAGGAAGCCATGTGGACCATAAAGAGGACCACCAGTCATCAAGTGGGAACTGGAGCGGTTCCAGCTCCACCTGCCCCTCTCAGACATCTGAAACCATACCTCCGCCCTCTTCTCCACCACTGACAGGCTCCTCTCATTGTGACTCAGAGCTATCACTCAACACTGTGCCCAATGCCATTGATGAGGGATTTTCCCTGGATCCCTCATACCACTCTGACCTCAGACCCCAGGGCCAGGGCCACAGGTCAAGCTCATTCACATCCTCAGCCACAGACCAGCTAGATGACGCAGGGGTCAGTACAGCAAGTGAGGGGGAGTGGACATACCCTCAAGACCAAGACCAGACTGATCCAGACCAAGACCATGATCAAACCCGAAACCTGAGTCAGAGTCATGGGTTAGCTCAGGAGTACAGCTCCAAACAAGGTTTGGAAACCCAAACCTGTTTTAGTGATAACAATACCCCAAACAATGAAAAAGAGCCTGGCTCTCTTTACGCatcagaaacaaacagtttcTACTCCTCATCAGTGCATTTTGGGGAGTGTAATCAGAGTTACAGAGGATACATGTATAACTATGCAGACCCAGGACCTGACTGCAGTCAATCCaacactgtggcagcagcactATCCCATGGAGTTTACCTTCAACACTCAACTGACCTCAGAGCAGGCACTATGACCCTGGGGAGAAGTTATCGTCCACTGAGGAAACCTAAAGTCAAACCTCCACCACCCAAACGGACTTCTTCACTGAAGGAAACCAGTAGTAGTGTTGATGTCGGAACCGACACACAGGCAGATCAAGATCAACCAAAGACGGTTAGTGAACAAGAGCTCACCTTGTCTTCCACAGATATGAAGCTGGAACTGGAGCTAGAGCTTGGAGGTGCTCCAGAACCCTTACAGACATCTTGTCTAGTAGCAGAGCCTTTAGGATCATGGGGAATGGGACTGGGTGAAACTGTCGACATAGTAGAACCGATGTCCTTCAGCTCTGCAGATACACACTCGTTTAAGAATGAAGGTGCTGTGCAATCTGACTATGCAGACCTGTGGCTACACAACACTGAGCTGAAGTCCAACAATG aatCCAAAACCCAGGCCCCTGCCCAGGTGTCAGAGACCAGGCCAACTAGTccccctctcccacctggaGACTACAAACTTGGGTCACCTGAGAAGCTGGCAGGCCTGGCCTCGCCATCAAGTGGTTattccagccaatcagagactcCAACATCAACCCTACCCTCATCTTCAACAGCATTTTTCCCAGGACCTCTATCTCCCTCCACAGGCAAAAGGAAGCCAAAAGTGCCAGAGAGGAagtcttctctttcttctctgcagcATTTCCCCAGAGATGGGGTTTCCATTTCATCTAGCTATAAGAGAGACCCAGACTTTCCACCTCCACCTTCTCAACTTGATCTCAATATTCTTCATGGTGGCTATGTCAGACACACGCTATCCCACCGGACACACCACATGCACACGCTCcaccacagcaaacacagagttTCAAATGTGTTAGCCACTGGAACAAAGTTTTTGGTCCCTGAGACATCAAATACCAACCCGCCACCAAATTCAAACTCCACTCCAACAATTACAAATTCTAATATATTGGTGATAACACCATCTGCTCTTCGTTCAGTGCAGCTCCATTCTGTTAGTCAATCCACAGATAGTGCTACCACTGCAGTCCAGGAAACAGCAAGTGCACTGGAGACTGCTACGAGACCCAAATATCCTCCTAGTTGTTCTACCCTGGCTCCACCACCTATTACCACTAGGCCTCTCCCTCCTCGTAGACCACCACCCAGACCCCCAGGTCATGACCACATCTCCTCCCCTGAACATTCACAACCACCTCCCCCTGGCCGCCACCCTGATGGGCCACCATCCTATGAAAGCCTGCTACTCAGACAGGACCGCTATGGACCTGGAACTTTCTGGGCTATGACGGCCTTCAGAACCCGGATAGACCCATTATCAGATCTGTCTGAAGACAGCTCACCTTTACATCGGCCTGTGCCACGTGCTCCCCACCCTTCGCCTGTGGATCTACACACGCATATCCACTCACATTCAGAGTTCAGAGGGCTCACACATTCAACTCATGCACACTCTGAGTTTAGGGTTTTAGGGGAGCGCTCATTCTCccaggatgatgatgacgacgacgatgacgaggaggaagaggaagagcaggtgAAAGAACTACCGAGGGCTGCATGTTCCAGAGGAGGCATGCGATCGGATCACCCTCCACCCCCAGCATATGAGTTTGCTGGAGTATGCCACTCAGACTCAGGGCCCTGGGCTAGTCCAGTCAAAGTGCCTGGTACCACAATGGAGACATCGCATCCTTACCTAATCAGCGATGCAAGGAAAGGAGGACAaatagagagagaagaagaggatgaagtgaCATCAGGTGCTACCAGAAGTGCCCATCAGCAGCATTCACAGGAGAATAAAGATGACTCCACAACTCCTGACACAGAGGATTACTTCAGCAAAG GGACATTATGTGCTGCAGATTCCACGCCCAGTGATAACTCGCTCTCCCCTCTGACTGATGACTCCAAAGTGGATGATGACATTCTCACCTCACCCAACAAGACCCGTACAACTGAGGACCTGTTTGCCATGATACACAG ATCCAAAAGAAAGGTCCTGGGCCGTAAAGATTCAGGAGATTTAAATGTGAAGTCTCGTCTTTGCCCTCCAGCAACAGTGACCCCTGGGAATGTCTCCACTGTCATTATCCCACCAGCACCTCCTCTGAACATCCCAGCCAATttagccactgctgctgcatcacaaCGAGCCCCAGTGCCAATCTACCGCAGCGCCAAGAAATCCACCACATCCAACGAGGAGTTTAAACTCCTGTTGCTGAAGAAAGGTAGCAGGTCTGATTCCAGCTACCGCATGTCAGCTACAGAGATTCTAAAGAGCCCCATCACTCCTAAAATGCCAGGGGAGTCCCTTCAAGAGGGAACCATTAGACAGTCTGAAGAGCCAACCTCGGCATTCCAAGAGCCCCCCATTTCTAGCATGGACCCAATCCAGATACCAGGTCTTTTTCCCAGGGCCAACGCTGAGAGTTTCACACCCAAAACCCTGCCAATGTCAGCTGCATCTCGACAGGGACGTTCTCGGATCCCCCCTGTAGCCAACAGCAGTCGTTACAGTACACGCAGCCGCCTCTACACAGCCCCGATGCAAGCCATTTCTGAAGGGGAGACGGAGAATTCAGATGGGAGCCCCCATGATGACAGATCATCCTAA